A stretch of the Leishmania infantum JPCM5 genome chromosome 30 genome encodes the following:
- a CDS encoding ferric reductase transmembrane protein-like protein, whose translation MRQTYPALTTSPPRVGLKSRCRRLAAIGIIVPVPLQLFRKSGTYTGIFEYHPICMMLAFVMVMPDAVRDSKQLRQGHRRSPLEDRPPRHEIIMRHQLASFLMELAAAGGFAAVEYTKLKKHYPHLQSLHSIVGTFCGLTIVCQIVLGSILRYLLAPANPKRPIVRTVHCCVSATIAVTAMMAMAGGFLATEYAERMIPPSLIRTAIVLAAVATTVAGFLM comes from the coding sequence ATGAGGCAAACTTACCCGGCATTGACGACATCCCCCCCCCGGGTGGGGTTGAAGAGCCGATGCCGCAGACTGGCTGCCATCGGCATCATCGTGCCCGTGCCACTGCAGCTGTTTCGCAAGTCCGGCACCTACACGGGCATCTTCGAATATCACCCCATTTGCATGATGCTCGCCTTTGTCATGGTGATGCCGGATGCTGTGCGAGATAGCAAGCAACTGCGTCAGGGACACCGGCGGTCGCCGCTCGAAGACAGGCCTCCACGTCACGAGATCATCATGCGCCACCAGCTGGCCTCCTTTCTGATGGagttggcggcggctggcggcTTTGCTGCGGTAGAGTACACAAAACTAAAGAAGCACTATCCGCATCTCCAGTCGTTGCACAGTATCGTGGGTACCTTCTGCGGCCTGACAATCGTGTGCCAGATAGTGCTCGGCTCCATCCTTCGCTATCTGCTGGCACCAGCGAACCCGAAGCGTCCAATAGTGCGGACGGTGCACTGTTGCGTCAGTGCAACCATCGCCgtgacggcgatgatggcgatGGCTGGAGGCTTTCTCGCCACCGAGTACGCGGAGAGGATGATTCCGCCTTCGCTGATCCGGACGGCTATTGTCCTCGCGGCTGTTGCCACCACGGTTGCCGGATTTCTCATGTAG